In one Cystobacter fuscus DSM 2262 genomic region, the following are encoded:
- a CDS encoding M4 family metallopeptidase — MRNRLLATCLSLSLAACGGTEAPTTTKDAHSALAALPSAEIIGTHEDGVPFMIRGELGSVGGSVRGLAAREVHERVSSTLAAVAPVFHLRAEDLVVQRASRDEQGHTHIRYAQVRNGLPVFGHELILHVDTSGRVYAANGSARDGESVPNPEEARVSPEAIQRAALDSTPGGVRVEGEPRLLYARSTRDQRLKLAYEVLVTGEHLGTPVQEHVFLDALDGTPVLRDSDIQNARSRRVYSANNGTSLPGTLKRAEGAPPTSDVVVDKTYDNLGITYDCYNILFNRQSYDGADGQLRAIVHYSTNYTNAFWDGSQLVCGDGDGVTTGSLCMDMDIITHEFTHGLISTTSNLTSSGEPGGLNESLSNILAAVCESWTTGTWSTGADIWKIGEDTSLGGTVYSMADPAAHGALDYYTPLPSDVHDLAGISDLAFTLLSKGGKHPRGRSTLTVTGIGVEKAGRLFYKANTDYFTASTTLAQAKTYTELAADALYGTGSGMRTSVTQAWQAVGVGVVPAPCPPLANGTALTGLSGASGSVSCTYSISVPVGATHLKVETSGGTGDVDLYVKFGSAPTTSSFDCRPYLGGNTESCTFPTPSAGVYYIILRSFSAYSGVSLKASFTPPVGAYVFPNLSGASISEQFFSYNAAAGQAVTVTVSPGEGGSTGNVDLYVKFGSAPTSTAYDCRPYLSGNSERCTLTQSQAGTYYVMLKGYSAYTGVDLTISVP; from the coding sequence ATGCGCAATCGCCTGCTCGCAACCTGTTTGTCGCTCTCGCTCGCGGCTTGTGGAGGAACGGAAGCACCCACCACCACCAAAGACGCCCACTCCGCCCTCGCCGCGCTGCCCTCAGCGGAGATCATCGGCACGCACGAGGATGGTGTCCCCTTCATGATTCGCGGCGAACTCGGCTCGGTGGGCGGCTCCGTGCGGGGGCTCGCCGCGCGCGAAGTCCATGAGCGCGTCAGCAGCACGCTGGCCGCCGTCGCCCCCGTGTTCCACCTGCGCGCCGAGGATCTCGTCGTGCAGCGCGCCTCGCGCGACGAGCAGGGCCACACGCACATCCGCTATGCACAGGTGCGCAACGGCCTGCCCGTATTCGGCCACGAGCTCATCCTCCACGTGGATACGTCCGGCCGCGTCTATGCCGCCAACGGCTCGGCGCGCGACGGCGAGTCCGTCCCCAACCCCGAGGAGGCAAGGGTCTCACCCGAGGCCATCCAACGCGCCGCGCTCGACTCGACCCCGGGCGGCGTACGTGTGGAGGGCGAGCCCCGGCTCCTCTACGCCCGCTCCACCCGGGACCAGCGGCTGAAGCTGGCCTACGAGGTGCTGGTCACGGGTGAGCACCTCGGCACGCCCGTCCAGGAGCACGTCTTCCTGGACGCACTCGATGGCACTCCCGTCCTGCGTGACTCGGACATCCAGAACGCGCGCAGCCGCCGCGTCTACTCGGCGAACAACGGCACCTCGCTTCCCGGCACCTTGAAGCGGGCCGAGGGCGCCCCGCCCACGAGTGACGTCGTCGTGGACAAGACCTACGACAACCTCGGCATCACCTACGACTGCTACAACATCCTCTTCAACCGGCAGTCCTACGACGGCGCGGACGGGCAGCTTCGAGCCATCGTCCACTACAGCACGAACTACACCAACGCCTTCTGGGATGGGAGCCAGCTGGTGTGCGGCGACGGCGATGGCGTCACGACCGGCTCGCTCTGCATGGACATGGACATCATCACGCACGAGTTCACCCACGGGCTGATCAGCACCACGTCCAACCTCACCTCCTCGGGCGAGCCCGGCGGCCTCAACGAGAGCCTGTCCAACATCCTCGCCGCCGTCTGCGAGAGCTGGACGACGGGTACCTGGTCCACGGGCGCGGACATCTGGAAGATCGGCGAGGACACGTCCCTCGGCGGCACGGTCTACAGCATGGCCGACCCGGCCGCGCATGGAGCGCTCGACTACTACACGCCCCTGCCTTCCGACGTTCACGACCTCGCGGGCATCAGCGATCTGGCCTTCACGCTGCTGTCCAAGGGCGGCAAACACCCGCGCGGCAGGAGCACCCTCACCGTCACGGGCATTGGCGTCGAGAAGGCCGGGCGCCTCTTCTACAAGGCCAATACGGACTACTTCACCGCCAGCACCACGCTCGCCCAGGCGAAGACCTACACCGAGCTGGCCGCGGACGCCCTCTACGGTACGGGCTCGGGGATGAGGACCTCCGTCACCCAGGCATGGCAGGCGGTGGGCGTCGGGGTGGTCCCCGCGCCGTGCCCTCCGCTGGCCAACGGCACCGCGCTCACCGGCCTCTCAGGCGCCTCGGGCAGCGTGAGCTGCACCTATTCGATCTCCGTGCCAGTTGGCGCCACCCACCTGAAGGTGGAGACCTCCGGAGGCACGGGTGACGTGGACCTGTACGTCAAGTTCGGCTCGGCGCCGACCACGTCGTCGTTCGACTGCCGGCCCTATCTGGGCGGCAACACCGAGTCCTGCACCTTCCCCACGCCGAGTGCCGGCGTCTACTACATCATCCTGCGGAGCTTCTCCGCCTACTCGGGAGTCTCCCTCAAGGCATCGTTCACACCGCCCGTGGGCGCGTATGTCTTCCCGAACCTCTCGGGTGCCTCAATCTCCGAGCAGTTCTTCTCGTACAACGCGGCGGCCGGGCAGGCGGTGACCGTCACCGTGTCACCGGGCGAGGGAGGGAGTACGGGTAACGTCGACCTCTACGTGAAGTTCGGCTCGGCCCCCACCTCCACCGCGTACGACTGCCGCCCCTATCTCTCGGGCAACAGCGAGCGGTGTACTCTCACCCAGAGCCAGGCGGGCACGTACTACGTCATGCTCAAGGGGTACTCGGCCTACACGGGCGTCGATCTGACGATCTCCGTGCCCTGA
- a CDS encoding nuclear transport factor 2 family protein yields the protein MPQISAEQAKQELIPLLHAWTRAVGAKDHAWFDHHVDPSWSYTDYTGAQRGIADYLQLIQNVNWYTEDFQRFDVRIVSGSVALINGVYFARVDFQGSGLLEITLAFSAVWEQRGGVWKALLHHTSKLE from the coding sequence ATGCCGCAGATCTCCGCCGAGCAGGCGAAGCAGGAGCTCATCCCCCTCTTACACGCGTGGACCCGGGCCGTCGGCGCCAAGGATCATGCCTGGTTCGATCACCATGTCGATCCGAGCTGGAGCTACACCGATTACACGGGCGCGCAGCGGGGGATCGCGGACTACCTGCAGCTCATCCAGAACGTGAACTGGTACACCGAGGACTTCCAGCGGTTCGATGTCCGCATCGTCTCCGGCTCCGTCGCGCTCATCAACGGCGTCTACTTCGCGCGCGTGGACTTCCAGGGCTCGGGCCTGCTCGAGATAACCCTCGCCTTCAGCGCCGTCTGGGAGCAGCGCGGCGGCGTGTGGAAGGCGCTCCTGCACCACACGTCGAAGTTGGAATGA
- a CDS encoding helix-turn-helix domain-containing protein produces MALALGPGAHLQERVSRLERDAIAEALRTSGGKKIVTAKLLGISRPTLDKKIEDYGLTVSRRRV; encoded by the coding sequence GTGGCCCTCGCGCTGGGGCCAGGCGCGCACCTGCAGGAGCGCGTCTCCCGCCTGGAGCGCGATGCCATCGCCGAGGCCCTGCGCACCTCCGGGGGAAAGAAGATCGTCACCGCGAAGCTGCTCGGCATCAGCCGCCCCACGCTGGACAAGAAGATCGAGGACTACGGCCTCACCGTGTCGCGACGGCGCGTATAA
- the sitA5 gene encoding SitA5 family polymorphic toxin, protein MAEQHRSPEAGEGSDTQVEARRRGPPPWASAGALWLIVLIFHAACASQGPASSRAASDGRARDEAAESEARAAPRELQPVLVVYAAEVEAHGRTRVVAVTREEYQRAVAQLLQHPQVHGTPQEVAQGLLQAMPEEELLAEVYRDKVLTLVPLNDKGSLVPEAEAALKAKYLRWCQPRGGGDCLGLFTDGPYLRTDDRRTLALALAFGGVLDETRAALGRELSPQALLSSLVWAVGLYLALWLLPEPSTKAAAAALSVVLLAWLGVDAMWGLMDGWARMAHAAHEATTFEELRDAGEDFGKRIGTDAARALILAVATLTGRTLGEVVTHVRSLPKFNQVQAQWAAQGMEGSVAVAMEEAAAVEVVVEQSRALVVLTSPQAPVAINVLTRSGSSGSSGGRSGTIAIQHRGGNKQVILSSGERWHLPRGKSYRDIPAKDRLGDELQAAVREEAAKWSRAMLSEDEVAAIDRMRRRGLEHRANLLERQARGRWVEAQVKDRFPGLSWNSRGVDITGPGGQSYHYEILSGTESNFALHGRRMASTFFRMIFF, encoded by the coding sequence ATGGCGGAGCAGCACCGAAGTCCTGAGGCGGGGGAGGGCAGCGATACGCAGGTCGAAGCTCGGCGGCGGGGCCCGCCACCGTGGGCGTCGGCCGGGGCCCTCTGGCTCATTGTCCTGATTTTCCATGCGGCCTGCGCGTCGCAGGGGCCCGCGTCAAGCAGGGCAGCCAGCGACGGCCGGGCAAGAGACGAGGCCGCGGAGAGCGAGGCGCGAGCGGCGCCAAGGGAGCTGCAGCCGGTGCTGGTTGTGTACGCAGCCGAGGTGGAGGCGCACGGCAGGACGCGGGTGGTGGCTGTCACGCGGGAGGAGTACCAGCGCGCGGTGGCACAGCTCCTCCAGCACCCCCAGGTGCACGGGACGCCCCAGGAGGTCGCCCAGGGGCTGCTCCAGGCCATGCCCGAGGAGGAGCTGCTGGCCGAGGTGTACCGGGACAAGGTCCTCACCCTGGTGCCCCTCAACGACAAGGGTTCGCTCGTCCCCGAGGCCGAGGCGGCTCTCAAGGCGAAGTACCTGCGGTGGTGTCAGCCACGCGGCGGCGGGGACTGCCTGGGCCTCTTCACGGACGGGCCCTACCTGCGCACGGATGACAGGCGCACCCTGGCGCTCGCGCTGGCCTTCGGCGGAGTGCTCGACGAGACGCGAGCGGCCCTCGGACGCGAGCTCAGCCCGCAGGCGCTGCTCTCCTCCCTGGTGTGGGCTGTCGGCCTGTACCTGGCGCTCTGGCTGCTACCCGAGCCGAGCACGAAGGCGGCCGCCGCCGCGCTCTCCGTGGTACTCCTGGCCTGGTTGGGCGTGGACGCCATGTGGGGCCTCATGGACGGGTGGGCCCGCATGGCGCACGCGGCGCACGAGGCCACTACGTTCGAGGAACTGCGCGACGCCGGCGAGGACTTCGGCAAGCGGATAGGAACGGACGCGGCCCGGGCCCTCATTCTCGCGGTAGCCACCCTCACCGGGCGGACGTTGGGCGAGGTGGTCACGCACGTGCGTTCGCTGCCCAAGTTCAACCAGGTGCAGGCGCAGTGGGCGGCCCAGGGCATGGAAGGCTCGGTAGCGGTGGCGATGGAGGAGGCGGCCGCGGTGGAGGTCGTGGTGGAGCAGAGCCGCGCCCTCGTCGTCCTCACCTCCCCGCAGGCGCCAGTGGCCATCAACGTCCTGACGAGGAGTGGCAGCTCGGGATCATCTGGAGGGCGCTCAGGCACCATCGCCATCCAGCACCGTGGTGGCAACAAGCAGGTCATCCTCAGCAGCGGCGAGCGGTGGCACCTGCCGCGAGGGAAGAGCTACAGGGACATTCCGGCGAAGGACCGGCTGGGCGACGAACTGCAGGCGGCCGTGAGAGAGGAGGCGGCGAAGTGGTCTCGGGCTATGCTGTCGGAAGACGAAGTTGCGGCAATCGACAGAATGCGGCGCCGCGGCCTGGAGCATCGTGCGAATCTCCTGGAGCGACAGGCTCGAGGGCGGTGGGTCGAGGCGCAGGTGAAGGACCGATTCCCGGGCTTGTCCTGGAACAGCCGCGGTGTAGACATCACCGGCCCGGGCGGTCAGAGCTACCATTACGAGATTTTGTCGGGCACTGAGTCCAACTTCGCGCTTCACGGGCGACGGATGGCGAGCACCTTCTTCCGCATGATCTTCTTCTGA
- a CDS encoding recombinase family protein, protein MNEKIRATHLERRAIVYLRQSTLKQVHEHHESTARQYALQQRALELGWPTERIDTLDEDLGQGGASASWRAGFQRLAEDVARGRVGAIFSLEVSRLACSSADWHRLLELCALADVLIADEDSVYSPRDYNDRLLLGLKGTMSEAKQYWMRLRLQGGRLSKARRGELFLPPPVGYQWDEATHRLRLDPDEQVQRMVRLVFERFRVEGSAFSVMRYFERNGLMMPVRDQRMHQVRWGPARHGTLLQMLHNPAYAGAYVFGRREEQLALVDGQLKRRRITRMPKEEWKVCLRDHHPAYIPWEEYQANQKKLHENRSNSKLPDQRGAAREGHALLQGLVLCGQCGHRMQTRYHGLRRHAYYECRSPTPEGGDKSMCWMVAAAAIDEAIARLFLEVTQPPEIELGLAVAREVERQVGEVHHQWKLRLERVRYEAQLAERRYKAIDPDNRVVARTLEREWNDRLRELEETEHEYQAVLQREKLELTDRDRAKILALAKDLPRVWHAKSTTHAERKNLLRILVREVTLNPIEVPERTTRIQVVWQTGAVSDFSVPRRTRFDARKTSAEAIESIRMLFEEKKSDDEIAAELNRRGLRSGVERPWDAKAVSWVRWRHGLHRLPSAPQAGRQPTRRADGLYSVRGVAEHFNVTKWMVYYWIKEGWLKGVEGGGMGRCWWFKLDSQTIKRLTDAKARGYGPGGRSHSKAHLQEEGHYA, encoded by the coding sequence ATGAACGAGAAGATTCGAGCAACCCATCTGGAGCGGCGCGCGATTGTCTACCTGCGACAGTCCACACTCAAGCAGGTCCACGAACACCATGAATCCACCGCTCGCCAGTATGCCCTGCAACAGCGGGCATTGGAGCTGGGTTGGCCGACCGAGCGGATAGATACCTTGGATGAGGACCTGGGCCAGGGTGGTGCAAGTGCGAGCTGGCGTGCAGGGTTCCAACGGCTGGCCGAGGATGTCGCACGCGGACGAGTGGGCGCCATCTTCTCCCTGGAGGTTTCGCGCCTGGCCTGCTCCTCAGCGGACTGGCACCGCCTGCTCGAACTGTGCGCCCTGGCCGATGTCCTCATCGCAGACGAGGACTCGGTCTACAGCCCTCGGGATTATAATGACCGCTTGTTGCTCGGTCTCAAAGGGACCATGAGCGAGGCCAAGCAGTACTGGATGCGCCTGCGCCTGCAGGGGGGCAGGCTCTCCAAGGCCAGGCGGGGCGAGCTCTTTCTCCCGCCACCAGTCGGCTACCAGTGGGATGAAGCAACTCACCGCTTGCGCCTCGACCCCGACGAGCAGGTCCAACGCATGGTGCGCCTGGTCTTCGAGCGCTTCCGCGTGGAGGGCAGCGCCTTCTCGGTCATGCGTTACTTCGAGAGAAATGGGTTGATGATGCCTGTTCGAGATCAACGCATGCATCAGGTGCGCTGGGGCCCTGCACGTCATGGCACCCTCCTCCAAATGCTTCACAATCCCGCATACGCGGGTGCCTACGTCTTTGGCCGTCGCGAGGAGCAACTAGCGTTGGTGGATGGCCAGTTGAAGCGACGACGCATCACCCGGATGCCGAAGGAAGAATGGAAGGTATGCCTGCGCGACCACCACCCAGCATACATTCCCTGGGAGGAGTACCAAGCCAACCAGAAGAAGCTCCATGAAAACCGCTCCAACTCCAAGTTGCCAGACCAACGTGGTGCTGCCCGGGAAGGGCACGCGCTGCTGCAAGGACTTGTGCTGTGTGGGCAGTGTGGCCACCGCATGCAGACGCGCTACCATGGCCTACGACGCCATGCGTACTACGAGTGCCGTAGTCCCACGCCAGAAGGTGGCGACAAGAGCATGTGCTGGATGGTCGCAGCAGCAGCGATTGATGAGGCCATTGCCAGGCTCTTTCTCGAGGTAACCCAGCCCCCAGAAATCGAACTCGGGCTCGCCGTTGCCCGAGAGGTGGAACGCCAGGTGGGCGAGGTCCATCACCAATGGAAGTTGCGCTTGGAGCGTGTCCGCTATGAGGCTCAACTGGCGGAGCGACGCTATAAGGCCATTGACCCAGACAACCGTGTCGTGGCCCGGACCCTTGAGCGCGAGTGGAACGACCGTCTTCGCGAACTCGAAGAGACTGAGCACGAGTACCAGGCGGTTCTCCAGCGCGAGAAGCTCGAACTGACGGACAGGGACCGGGCGAAAATCCTTGCTCTCGCCAAAGACCTGCCTCGCGTCTGGCATGCGAAGAGCACGACCCATGCAGAGCGCAAGAATCTCCTCCGCATCCTGGTGCGGGAGGTAACGCTGAACCCAATCGAAGTGCCCGAGCGGACGACGCGTATTCAGGTGGTCTGGCAGACGGGGGCAGTCAGTGACTTCAGCGTTCCACGCCGTACTCGATTCGATGCAAGGAAGACCTCCGCCGAGGCTATCGAGAGCATTCGCATGCTCTTCGAAGAGAAGAAGAGCGATGACGAGATCGCGGCCGAACTCAATCGGCGCGGCCTGCGCTCCGGAGTCGAGCGTCCGTGGGATGCGAAGGCAGTGAGTTGGGTCCGCTGGCGCCACGGTCTACATCGCTTGCCCTCGGCACCGCAGGCGGGGCGGCAGCCCACTCGCCGAGCCGATGGCCTCTACTCGGTGCGCGGGGTGGCTGAACATTTCAATGTTACAAAATGGATGGTATATTACTGGATAAAAGAGGGCTGGCTCAAGGGCGTCGAGGGCGGCGGGATGGGGCGCTGCTGGTGGTTCAAGCTGGACAGCCAGACAATCAAGCGCCTGACTGATGCCAAGGCCCGAGGGTATGGACCAGGTGGGCGCAGCCATTCCAAAGCCCATCTCCAGGAAGAGGGGCATTATGCATAG